In Brassica napus cultivar Da-Ae unplaced genomic scaffold, Da-Ae ScsIHWf_2614;HRSCAF=3363, whole genome shotgun sequence, the genomic window CCATTAAGAATAATTTGTTTCGAATATTAACTTTGAAAACTGTAGAGTTTTCACCAGTTGAATGGTAGTTTCACTGAagcaaatttgaaataaaattgataatgttagtcaaaagaaaaaaataagttatatttCATGAACATCTAATCGTTTATTTTatgctaaaataaaaatactctaTGCGTAAATCGTAATGTGCCACTAAAGATGTTTGTCTTGCCTAATTTCTGATGCAGAAAAGTAGTTGattttactttaaattttcattttttgtaacCCTTAAAATCTATTTAATGAACTTTTTAATGATACAATCGGTTTTAAATtaactttaataaaataaagtaaaaaatacaagagaaaaaaaattgaatgaagAGACGAACAAAAAAGACCAATGTGATGCGACCGTTCCCTGGGCCTGTCAAAGTCTGATGATTCGTGCGAACCGTAACCCGACCCGTTTGAACCATCATCAACCAATTATAAATGGCCACGTAACCTACTTCCTGGTCACGTAAGagttctcctctctctctcttttctccgTCACCGGCAAAACACCATGGGCCCTCGCTGCCGTCTCTTCTCGAGACCAAATTTCATCGTTACTACTCAAAAGGTATCTCCGTCAACTCACGGCGAAAGCACATAAACGCCGTCAAGTACCTATTTTTCTCCACTTATATAAATGACCCACGGTCCgtcttctctctgtctctccgTCCTTTAAAACAAAACCCGGAGCTCCGTACCAGTTCCCGGGTAACCCGCTTACCCGGATTCTTGCCCCGgatgttttgaatatttattttgggtTTATATTCTAGTATTTAAAGGTCCTCTCCAAGAAGAGAATATTGCTGCTCTCTTTCTCCatcttgatattttttattcagAGTAACTTTGCTTCAAGAGAGTGacaaaatattttcagattttttttttttgattttgctCCAAGAAGATGGAGTGATCAGGTGAAATGGATAAGTTCAGTCTGTGATTTCTTCTCCCATTCTTGCTCATTGCTAAACCGAGCTAAGGTATGTGTTCGGTTTACTCTGCTTCACCATATAAAACTTGCATTCTCCTTtgttgttatatcttaattcacTGATTTTGAGtcttggttttcttttctttacactccattgtttttttttactctccTGAATTAATGGCCGATCAATTACCTTAAACCCTTGTTCAAAAACGCGTCCGCGTTGCTGATTAATCGACCGAGTACTCCCAACTCGTGACCTTACCGTGGCGAATAGGGTCTCTTCGGTGATGCCAGGCGGTGCACCGAGTTTTGTCCGCGTTGACCGATTTATAACACAAATCACCGAGTTAATTGTCAAACCGATTACgttcatatattttaaacacaCGAAGCCCAGAACCCTTTTTGCTATTATACTGATTTCATTCATTCGTCGGGAAGTTAAATAATTGTATTTCCACAGAAAACTACGACTTTGAGAACTATCAGCTTCGTTTTAAAAGCAATTCAAGTGTTTTAgtccaaaataaattgaatCAAGTTCTTTTCTCATATTATCTTTATGTTCTAAGGCAAAAATCTTTTGAGCAACTGTTTTAAAATACAGATTTTCACAGGGGAGAAGATGAAGTTGTAATTACCAATTCGCCCTCCATTTATAACTTGAAGTGTGAACACATAACCCAACACGCCAACCACTGCACCAGCTTCAAATTACTCTATCCaattgatattaacatagacataccaatttttttacataaacatGTATTATAAATGTAAAAGAAACATGTATCATACATAAAAATGGAGTATAATACATATAAAAGTACAAAAAATTCTTTCCCGCGTACTCCCCGatttttttacgtttttttaataaatcgcTAGGCCTAGGTGTGCCGCACGCGTAGCGCCTAGCGAGTTTCCGAACAAGGCCTTAAACTTAGTCCACCTTTCCTCCATTGTAATCGAAAAACCAGAGTTTCCTGGAAAAAATACCATACCACTTGAGTTAAAATTCGTCATTCAAAAGTTTCATTGGTATTGACTACTATTCATACTACTTTACTTTTGCTTTTTTACTCGACAGAAATAAAGGAAAACTTgtcgaatttttatttttaatctccaataaaaataaataaaagacatTCATCAATCATCATAATCAATTACGTCGTCCTTTTGCTCCCGCATTTACTACTCACTGCCTATAACGCTGCTAAAACCTCTGTTGCCTTTGATGGGCTATTTATAGGAACAGAGTTCAATAGCATCATTATAAAAGCAAATCCTCAAGTAAGTTTCAGATAAACACGCTTAACCTGCAGACATCGATACAGAAGGTAGCTACTATAACCTTTCTTTGTAATGCGTGACACTTATATTCAATTTTTCTTGACATGCATTAGATTGGTCCTATCATCTTCTTGGTTTTAGCTCTTTCGTTTTCTTCAAACATGTGACTGTTAAAAGATTCCATTTTGTTGCAGTCACGTAAATAAATTCGTGTGTCTCTGTCTCTTTCAGTTTTAGATGATGGACACGAGGGGATCAGGAGATattaactttgtttttttttcttactacttatagaattatatatttctataaacatatttatttaaattttcataccaaaaaatgtttatttaaatGTCAGAAACTTCGGCTCGCACCTCGCAtgagaaataaaaagagaatataCAAGGGAATGGGGTCTTTACTTGGTATTGCTGCACAACAAAGCATATTTACACACTCAGTTTAGCATCTCTATTTAGACCACtttctaaagaaaaatataaaaactaatttcattataattttttttgataccAATGCTTGTCTCTATCATgttcacatttcaaaatattttttattattctagAAAGACTATAGTTTGGATCTATCAGGTGCTTTGGACAATCTTTtgaaaatactttatttttttctagggTCCCTCTCCTCTCTGATCCCTAAGTTAATCTTTGAACACTTTTGTCTTTATCAAGATTATTGCCCCTAATTATGAACCGTCACTgcttgaattttttaaataatataacttgtATCCGTCTCTACTTTCCTTgatttcttgaaaaaaaatcaatattatgatttcttaatctttgtgggTTTAAATaacatgaaaaaaacaaaattttctcaACTCATTGTGTCGAGTAGAAATCTTTAAACAATAGGAGTATATTATCTTCTCTGTGTTCATGTAACCTATGTTTTCACCAACTTTTTgcttatttaatgaattaattaagCACAACTCTTATTTGATGACCATTGGTTTAAATTGTTATGTTTTTAACACTCTGTTTACATGGTTTATAGGACTTAAAAGGCAGAGCGCATAAAGAAGAGTGCAAAGATGTTTACTTGCATAAACTGTACAAAAACATCAGACAGAGACGATGAGGATGAAGATGGAGCGCGTGGGAGCACCACTCCCAACACTAAAGAAGCCGTTAAAAGCCTAACTACACAGGTCTTTCTCTCTTTATCTTTCTCAAGATCTATTCTTATGCCCTCTTTTATCACTTTATCTttgctgctttttttttttctaattgctTTGGTCCTTAAAACTGTTTAACAATTGTAGTGAAAAAATAAAGTGTCTGaaaatcatttttcttttaaaatgttatacaGTTCAAATTAGGCTACTATCAAGTACAAAAGTATAGAGTTGAGTACACAAGATAGTTAGATGTGTTACTGTTGTTAAGGCTGCAGGTTACAGACAAAATAGAGGATCTTTAGACAAGATCTTATGCTGATGCTACATCACTTCCCCCCTGGAACCTCTTACACAACTCTCTTTAATAGGTTGTGTCAGTGTTTTTTCTCATCTATATGTGACTTGACATAAAAGGAAGCAACAATTagtacaataattaaaataaatctagTAAAATCTCAGAACTATGCATTCAAGGATTACGGCTGACGATTTGTGTGGATGATGTTTTATCaaaattgattttgaaaaaGGTTAATGAAGTCACGCCTAGTTGTAACatgatttttgcttgttattgAAGATTGATCTTATATACTTTCCTATAACAAACAATCTCTAGTGGATTCTTATCTAGACatgagaaaaaagaaagaatttgTGGTGGGGCAACTATATAGTATAAATCAAAAGaacacaaagaaaagaaaaataaacagagAGTGTTATGATTATGTTTCTATTCATGGAGAAGACAAGATGAACTATATTATatgtttcaaattattatcAGATCTCCTAGCTTTATCGATGCTCTTTTTATTAATGATTATAGTAAGACTCCTTTTTTCCTTAGTTggcataaagaaaaaatatatcttcTTGACGCATTTTTTTCATGGCAGAAGACTTTATTGACTGTTTGTTACATGTTCTGTCCAAAAATATTCAATGTGGTGGTCCTGGTACTATGTTATGTGCTTATGATTTTACTTTAGTTCACTTCTTGGGTATGAATGCTATGCAGATCAAAGATATGGCGTCGAAGTTCTCTGGTGCTTCTAAACAATCCAAGCCACCCTCTGGCTCCTCAAGCAGCAACTTGAGGAGAGAGCTGAGGAAGTATCCGGATTTCGACGCTGCATCAGATAGTGTTCCATACCCTTATATGGGAGGTGGAAGCACAAGTTCTACTCCTGCTTGGGACTTCACAAGCTCCTCTCATCATCAAGGAGGACGGGCAGACTCAAAATTCACATCAATGTATGGTGGTGAACGCGAATCCATATCTGCTCAGTCTTGTGATGTGGTGCTAGAAGATGATGAGCCAAAGGAGTGGATGGCTCAAGTAGAGCCTGGTGTTCACATTACATTCGTCTCACTTCCCAGTGGAGGAAATGATCTTAAACGGATACGTTTCAGGTATGTGAAAGCCATTCTCTTCACTCAAAATGTCTATTGCATTTCGAAATGCAGAACTTGTGAGTAGGACCGGTCATGATATTTTGATGGCAATAGATGATTTATTAaggattttaattaaaaacaattgaagaagataatgttttatttggttATGCCTAGGACCGGTTATGCTTGTGACTAGAGTGTCTCTTGAAAATATGTTGAGTGTATTCTTGTAAAGCGGCTAGGTTCTTTGTTTAACCGCTAAGATGAACAGTTCCAAGCCCGTTTAGTTAGTTTTATGTGAtagatatttcattaatgaaGCTAAGACATAACTTGTGTCTTTTGTTGTAGCCGGGAGGTATTTGACAAGTGGCAGGCTCAGAGGTGGTGGGGTGAGAACTACGACAgaatagttgagctttacaatGTTCAGAGATTTAACCGGCAAGCCCTTCAAACCCCTGGTAGATCTGAAGATCAGGTAAAAGCATCATTCTCTAGATTACATGCCTTGTTCTCTTGAGCCAAACAAAGAGAGAAGGGTTTTGAGTAGTAATCTCAACATTGACAtgtgtttgtttcttcttcagTCACAGAGAGATTCAACTTATACAAGAATAGAATCAGCAAGAGAAAGCAGAGACTGGACTCCAAGACACAACTACAGACCTCCAGGAGGAAGCAGCATCCCACATCACTTTTACGGACCACCAATGGACGCAGCAAGAATCACCACTTCATCTAGGGACGACCCGCCTTCCGTCAGTAACGCTAGTGAAATGCAAGCAGAATGGGTCGAAGAAGACGAGCCTGGGGTTCACATTACCATTAGACAGTTACCTGATGGAACCAGAGAGTTACGCCGTGTCAGATTCAGGTAAAACTAATCTCTCTTAGTTAGTAACTTGATCTGTAACTTGAACAGCAAGTAACCAATCTCTTTCTGTTTGTAGTCGGGAACGGTTTGGGGAAGTGCATGCTAAGACATGGTGGGAGCAGAACAGAGACAGAATACAAACACAATACCTCTAAGggggagaagagagagaaagggagagaCCAATGTTTAATCTTCTTTAACAAAACATCGGTATACACAAAACAGAATCAGAATGTGAAATGAACACAAAAATGAGaagaaatttttgttattaGAGGCTTGTAGTTAGTTTAGTTCTCGGCGTTTTGACAGATAAGCAATTTTTCAGACAGATGAGATgaggttttttattttattgattcatTAAAAAATTGATAGATTCTGTTCAATTCTTTTTTAGCAGATAGCTTTGAATCTGTAATGGCTTTGTTGTAGACTTGTAGTCACCTCCTGGGCTTCAAGTCTTCAACTAAGGCTGTGATCTTAGTTCTTGCTAAGACAGAATGGGAGATCAAAATGTAATCTATGCTGTTAAGGTAGCTTGGTACGGAAGGAAACTTGTGTTGTTTGTGATGCAAGGTATTATGGGAATTGTGAGCATCAGCCTATTAATTAAACGAATTAATGGTATCTTTTATGGgaactagagattttttccgcgcttcgcgcggattgtgtcttattaatttattttatttataatattatttgttaattttttattttatattaactttttgtttttccaatgttagtttttcttaatttaaatttatatgttaataatttttcattttttttgtcgtagatggagaattatattttttattgatggttttttgtatgtgacagtgacataaactttttgaaattttaaaataatgttatatataatacgattaacacattaaagaagagaaacatattcagacacattttacacaggttttatatgcataattttaaacattatatatgtatatattataagtttgaaacatgtaaatgctttctaaagctaaatacttgttctgagtttacataacttatcgaaatttttatctctttttaaattcaaatcacagaaaaaatatcaaaaagtcagtatagattggttttttgggcttttaaatcaacactgaaaaattacatgaatcagataacaacagttttataaacaactggataaaatttgaccgagctaaagattttcacacaatatgttctttcttcttcaaattgcgaagagcctataggcacaagaaaaaaatcataatttttgttttcacttatataacattttttctcttttacacacggagtttattacactgctataagcaatgtagaactctattcatataagattcacatctatgcattttgacaaagaagaattttagtcatctttagtttcggaatgtatcaacttcagtcatatacactatattttctctatgattcaaaacttacaattttaatatatgtgcagattttCATGTGAAAAGGCACGCAcgccatctatcattcaacctattacttttttcaaagtaaacactataatcctcgtttggttagctccacaaactaatctctttggatcagtttatcaaaaaatatggatactaatgtcagaaaagaatataaacactatcaacaataaatattggcacaagaatatttggttcaaggaacatattccacgtaatgcgtttatatcatggctggctttgcggagaagactgccaaccaatgatcgcttgaggcgttgggggttaaatgtctcaggaacgtgcgtcctttgtaatctggaaatagagactcaccatcatctcttctttgagtgctctttctctcgcttgatatgAGAGCTttttgctgctgaagtttggatttctcctccggctgatctacactctgtTGCAGCCTAGATCAATCAATCTCGCGTCAACGTAGATGCAcatgctactccagtcatcaagctctactttcagtcagCCATCTACATGTTGTGGAAAGAGTGTAATGCTCGTGTGTTCATAGAtgtctcctcaccttcatcagtcatccttgcctctctcgaccgtatgatgcgtgaccgtctcctctcttcccggcaagttcttctttctcatcttctctacttctttttatatttcttgtataaaacttccttaaggctttttttaccttgagttgttgttggttgtttttgtttccttgctataataaattgtttaaaaacaacagtgtaacctttaaaaaaataataatcgtaacattttaccaaaaataaacaacaaatattgacttatttatgtgactatatattttattttaaatcattatagtggacgaataaaacaccataatttgtacaacaaattttcttagattcacctcatcatactcaccattttaccattttaattacataattttacatgagcttcttcatcctttccggttattttctctttatttataactacaatataaagttataaattatatatattataaattaataaattatttacccTTAAAGTCTAAcgattaaaatataacataattcaatatagatatatgattctattaataaattagcagttacaaatttgaaatttctaaaaatatcaaaagttgtatgttagttaattatcttctaaatgatatttatttttaattctttttagatgagaatattttggctgaggtggatagtctcaaaagccttgaatttagtcccttttatatagtaggattgcCTTTAACTGCACTAAATGAACATCGATTTGCAACTTTATCCGGATGGATCACAATGATAAGCAAATGAACAACACTTAACTCTGTAGAGTATATAATTAACAGACAAcatgatttgatttgatttggctCGATGTTTATGTCAACTGTTCAGTATCAAGATCAGTAATTTGACGCAATGCTTTCCTCTCATCCTGATCATAAGACAAAGTTCATGTCAACTGTTAGCAAACACTTTAAGGATAAATAAAGAATCTTAAATTCAAGAATAGCTTAAAATCTAGTAAAGAGAATtataatagagaaaaagactatgAACAGAGATCGGGTTTTGGCTTAACGTAATGATGTGGAGTTCAGAAGATTCAACTTGAAATATAGAAAACACGCATGTCTAGATTTTGAGCCTAACTCGTTGGCATCTCGAGAAGAAAGCAGCATATTATGATTTGAAAGATTGTGGTAACATCGTGGTGATAGAGACCTAAAAGCAAAAGTGGGCCAAAATCTGATATGATAACTGTAGTTCCCACATcgaaaattatcaaaaatttaactTGATATATAAAGGTGTAAATCCTTCTATCAGATTGTCAATTGGTGGTAGTAGTTCTTCGGGCTAATCACTATCAATTGGCtttttgaattaattaaaaaattttatgaaaatatgttttcatatttatatatcaatactattataacaagaatttttttttgaatttaccCTTGACTttctaaagaatattacaaCTAGTGCCAGTGTCATTTATTATTGatgagataaaaataataattttgatcaGATAATTGTGGGGTATATATGAATATCATTTTCATTcttaatttgatataaaaattaaaaaccaatatAGTCAGCATCACATTAATATATGGAAACGTGAAAATATTATGTGCACTGTCTCTATCTCTATGTAGTACTAGAGAttttcccgggctacgcccgggtatTTCCCTCATACATTCAAAttgaatttagttttttttttataatttgtatttttaatatatttttatactgaTACTAATTACACTATATAAACTATCAgacaaatttataattttttgtattgttttggtAACAACAGTTTTgaaattattgaaattcaattttttttatcagaaaatACACATAAGCTGGTACGCATgttgattaattttttaattatttttatttaaaattcaattattcTTTTTCTCGTTTATTAGTTTTTTCAACTGAAAATATGgttaaactaatatataattcactttattttaatattaatactaaccaatatgaatatttaaattttaactattGATTATTGATTCTTGGCTActaaaaatctatataaatttGTTCTTGTGTTAAAAGCAGTGGCAAAATGAACAGCAGCTGAAATCTAAGAGCAATGTACATTAAAAGAATCCTAAGATCATGTCAAATGCGTTTCTTTCCATGCAgcaaacaaattcaaaataaaaacttcaaaaacataataatagtaTTCTCTAAGAGCTATTTGTATGTTTTCCCCTACAAAATCCAAACAGGtttgttgattttttatataaaaaaaaaatctaaacaattTATTCATAGACAATTTAACCAagcatattattaattttagagATAAGTATATTTTTTCAGTTTAAACTATTTCGAAAGAAAATATAGAGTCATAGCTCCTACTACATCTCTAACCACCCTTATATTTGcttctataatagcatttagaagTAAATTCACTCTAACCTAAAAAAATagagattactatttttctataaatataaatagaaGTAGCATGCCTCTATTTTCTATTCTATAAATAGAAATtgctattttataataatacatcGGAGTAAGTTCCATTTCTGTTATAGATATCTAATATTTTGtagattaaaaatagaaaaaaatacattagaaatGGTCTCATTCacaattaaaacatttttttttacattttacaaTTCAACTTAATTAGTTGGGGTTACAATCAGCCACTTTAACTTGAGGGCCTCCTTATCTAGGACTTTGTTTCTTAACTTACCATCCCTAATccttttaattaatgttttgtttttgtttttaagttttgtcaacagttttaatttttatgatcATCCCCTAtacattatttgagaagtgattttgTCACATGTTATCTCTAcaattattttcacaaaaataatatgTCATGGTtactaaaattgatgacatgacttataacttaatatgacatggacaattatatttaatatttaatttatatttttggtaatttttttaaaatatggtaacaactcatatattacatttaatgtcgatttatatttttggaatttttttagaaatatcataataactcataaattatcattaaaataaatatattaaaataaagcattacaaatttcgaaatattatttaattatatttttttttaattatacaattttattactaaaattttcaagaatgtatacattttttagacaatcataaaatttaatcttaaaatcatttgtttcttatatatctacaaattttataaattttgtttaattttaatttttgataattaggcatttttttacaaatttatttaatatatttaattaaaataaatagatataaaaaactatc contains:
- the LOC125601569 gene encoding protein Brevis radix-like 1 isoform X1, whose translation is MAEDFIDCLLHVLSKNIQCGGPGTMLCAYDFTLVHFLGMNAMQIKDMASKFSGASKQSKPPSGSSSSNLRRELRKYPDFDAASDSVPYPYMGGGSTSSTPAWDFTSSSHHQGGRADSKFTSMYGGERESISAQSCDVVLEDDEPKEWMAQVEPGVHITFVSLPSGGNDLKRIRFSREVFDKWQAQRWWGENYDRIVELYNVQRFNRQALQTPGRSEDQSQRDSTYTRIESARESRDWTPRHNYRPPGGSSIPHHFYGPPMDAARITTSSRDDPPSVSNASEMQAEWVEEDEPGVHITIRQLPDGTRELRRVRFSRERFGEVHAKTWWEQNRDRIQTQYL
- the LOC125601569 gene encoding protein Brevis radix-like 1 isoform X2 — its product is MFTCINCTKTSDRDDEDEDGARGSTTPNTKEAVKSLTTQIKDMASKFSGASKQSKPPSGSSSSNLRRELRKYPDFDAASDSVPYPYMGGGSTSSTPAWDFTSSSHHQGGRADSKFTSMYGGERESISAQSCDVVLEDDEPKEWMAQVEPGVHITFVSLPSGGNDLKRIRFSREVFDKWQAQRWWGENYDRIVELYNVQRFNRQALQTPGRSEDQSQRDSTYTRIESARESRDWTPRHNYRPPGGSSIPHHFYGPPMDAARITTSSRDDPPSVSNASEMQAEWVEEDEPGVHITIRQLPDGTRELRRVRFSRERFGEVHAKTWWEQNRDRIQTQYL